A genomic segment from Roseibium algicola encodes:
- a CDS encoding V-type ATP synthase subunit A — MTSHVQLPEPTAEIVAVQDDLVTLSPLGSAPLIKNEVVYIIPHGPERDGKPREYLKAEVLRVRGKSAEAQVFESTAGVRVGDKVIQSGEMLSVALGPGLLSTVFDGLQNPLADIAAEHGFFLPRGVLTNALDQNRKWSFEPKVKSGDVVKAGETLGTVPEGRFEHRIMVPFVTTGSWTVDRIREGTFTINEVVATLKNDRGETRDLTMVQHWPVRRAIPEGLVKAGQSERLYPSEPLITTLRLIDTFFPIARGGMGCIPGPFGAGKTVLQSLISRFSAVNIVIVVACGERAGEVVETITEFPHQPDPSGDGTLMDRTVIICNTSSMPVAAREASIYTGITLGEYYRQMGYDVLLIADSTSRWAQAMRETSGRLEEIPGEEAFPAYLDSAIKGIYERAGVLRTASGETGSLTMIGTVSPAGGNFEEPVTQSTLGTVKTFLGLSSERAYKRFYPAVDPLLSWSRYHIQLNDWYQNNIGPDWVPRVSEMIELLRKGDEITRMMQVTGEEGVSTDDFILQQKALFLDMVYLQQDAFDDVDVSAPLKRQQETFDLVYRIACTDFAFDDKEAVRKFFTEQTSLFKNLNYAADGSPDRKELLEKIKANVSAAPTHVTG; from the coding sequence ATGACGAGCCATGTTCAGTTGCCCGAACCGACCGCGGAAATCGTCGCCGTGCAGGACGATCTCGTCACACTGTCGCCGCTCGGCTCTGCCCCTCTCATCAAGAACGAGGTGGTCTATATTATCCCCCATGGTCCCGAACGTGATGGCAAGCCGCGGGAATACCTGAAGGCCGAAGTGCTGCGCGTGCGCGGAAAGTCCGCTGAAGCACAGGTGTTCGAAAGCACTGCGGGCGTGCGTGTCGGTGACAAGGTAATCCAGAGCGGCGAGATGCTGTCGGTTGCTCTCGGGCCGGGCCTGCTCAGCACGGTTTTTGACGGCTTGCAGAACCCGCTGGCCGATATTGCGGCCGAGCACGGCTTCTTCCTGCCGCGCGGGGTGCTCACCAACGCTCTCGACCAGAACCGCAAATGGTCGTTTGAACCCAAGGTGAAATCCGGTGATGTGGTCAAAGCCGGGGAAACGCTCGGCACGGTTCCGGAAGGCAGGTTCGAGCACCGGATCATGGTTCCCTTCGTCACGACGGGTTCCTGGACAGTGGACCGGATACGCGAAGGTACGTTCACCATCAACGAGGTGGTGGCAACGCTCAAGAACGATCGTGGCGAAACCCGCGACCTGACCATGGTCCAGCATTGGCCGGTTCGCCGGGCGATCCCGGAAGGGCTGGTCAAGGCCGGTCAGAGCGAGCGGCTTTATCCAAGCGAGCCGCTGATCACCACCTTGCGCCTGATCGACACGTTCTTTCCCATCGCCCGTGGCGGTATGGGCTGCATTCCGGGTCCCTTCGGCGCGGGCAAGACGGTGCTGCAATCGCTGATTTCGCGTTTCTCGGCGGTCAATATCGTGATCGTGGTTGCCTGCGGCGAGCGTGCCGGCGAGGTGGTCGAAACGATCACCGAGTTCCCGCACCAGCCGGACCCCTCCGGAGATGGCACGCTCATGGATCGTACGGTCATCATCTGCAACACGTCTTCAATGCCTGTGGCGGCGCGCGAGGCCTCGATCTACACCGGCATTACCCTTGGCGAATATTATCGGCAGATGGGCTATGACGTGCTCTTGATCGCCGACAGTACTTCCCGCTGGGCCCAGGCCATGCGTGAGACCTCCGGCCGGCTGGAGGAAATTCCGGGAGAGGAAGCGTTTCCCGCCTATCTCGACAGCGCCATCAAGGGCATCTACGAACGCGCTGGCGTGTTGCGGACCGCCAGCGGCGAGACCGGCAGTCTCACCATGATCGGCACGGTGTCTCCGGCCGGCGGCAATTTTGAGGAACCGGTCACCCAGTCGACCCTCGGCACGGTCAAGACCTTCCTGGGCCTCTCGTCCGAACGGGCCTACAAGCGCTTCTATCCGGCGGTCGACCCGCTGCTGTCCTGGTCTCGGTATCACATTCAGCTCAACGACTGGTACCAGAACAATATCGGCCCGGACTGGGTTCCCCGCGTTTCGGAGATGATTGAACTCCTGCGCAAGGGTGACGAAATTACCCGCATGATGCAGGTGACAGGCGAAGAGGGCGTCTCGACCGACGATTTCATCCTTCAGCAGAAGGCACTGTTTCTCGACATGGTCTACCTGCAGCAGGATGCCTTTGACGATGTCGACGTGTCGGCGCCGCTCAAGCGCCAGCAGGAAACCTTCGATCTCGTCTACCGGATCGCCTGCACCGACTTTGCCTTTGACGACAAGGAAGCCGTCCGCAAGTTCT